In Lotus japonicus ecotype B-129 chromosome 5, LjGifu_v1.2, one genomic interval encodes:
- the LOC130718470 gene encoding protein ACCUMULATION AND REPLICATION OF CHLOROPLASTS 3, chloroplastic isoform X3, whose product MELSAIPTFNAATSHASLFPFPSTQLRCSLLPRYHATFRNSKPFLQIRFCAAASSNGYGGSGVESGESDPDFVEVIVIGGRKDAVLDFCLNSPFQLSSLRFWNILMKESEEVQLQRWSIQEEPRPEIVKAPAFMKSCSKTIVLVASAGYGLDHTVAVDIFETVRSKNGLTVAIVLKPFSFEGLRRQDEVKALMGKLKDNTNLLIEIDIDALLKKDLLTLDEAMKTANDAVLLAIKAISVLRSGMHRKFIDKMHDDMKETSTSEINKILECYKEARIGFGAAYNIRTSIFQSIFDCPFLGVSLKDPNSIVICILTRSVPINDSDIAVFLHTFRQTTQYMGDIIISTVFEPDVEPNLLITTVLVLGSLNVQQPSQSGGLLSRLALHFPHVFSFWGKHNQQQMVTGKENAVCEEMMGSYDIDEGANKIAPSVMDDRFDKYYEELEPAVSNISSKLSASRDVEKDEEHLFDDTANYPALYDSSTEEESNQVALGDSAFPREQLENWSLGPGFEVAREWAQERAADAPMVDNISIFHLPVGVRHSEELKDCLEISVMTKKLESETDNDMKVPTLNGGTSSWSSVTDAGVGAVREFASSLLKGKYANKSKKDGVLSVRAASMLESERDLSKKWSPVVEMQYRGGRYKGRCQGGLPEGKTEVYMMVFGAMVRDQASVLSISKTEICFKDHGGMMSCTARVGFIFTPVIGGLRTFGKERLMVKGGSTQSLVMPTLGISKMDGGMASFFVLMLMGQGTLKFGNMVFF is encoded by the exons ATGGAGCTTTCTGCAATCCCCACCTTCAACGCTGCTACTTCTCATGCTTCGTTATTTCCATTTCCATCTACTCAACTTCGGTGCTCTCTTCTTCCCCGCTATCATGCTACCTTTCGCAATTCCAAACCCTTCCTTCAGATCAGGTTTTGCGCGGCGGCGTCATCGAACGGTTACGGCGGCAGCGGAGTCGAGAGCGGTGAATCGGACCCTGATTTCGTCGAAGTTATTGTCATTGGTGGTCGGAAGGACGCCGTGCTTGATTTCTGCTTGAACTCGCCGTTTCAGTTGTCGTCGCTTCGGTTTTG GAATATTCTGATGAAAGAATCGGAAGAGGTGCAGTTACAACGATGGTCGATTCAAGAAg AACCTCGCCCAGAAATTGTGAAAGCTCCAGCATTTATGAAGTCATGTTCAAAGACTATTGTCCTT gtagCTAGTGCAGGATATGGATTGGACCATACTGTTGCAGTTGATATTTTTGAAACTGTAAGGTCGAAAAATGGATTAACAGTTGCTATAGTGCTGAAGCCTTTTAGCTTTGAAGGGTTAAGACGACAAGATGAG GTGAAAGCTTTGATGGGGAAACTTAAGGACAACACTAATTTACTTATTG AAATTGATATTGATGCACTGCTTAAAAAAGACTTATTGACTCTAGATGAGGCTATGAAGACTGCGAATGATGCAGTTTTGCTAGCTATTAAGGCTATATCTGTTCTAAGATCT GGGATGCACAGAAAATTCATAGATAAAATGCATGATGATATGAAAGAGACCAGCACTTCAGAAATCAATAAA ATACTGGAATGCTATAAAGAGGCAAGAATTGGATTTGGAGCTGCATATAACATCAGAACTTCAATTTTTCAGTCTATATTTGATTGTCCTTTCCTCGGTGTTTCTTTGAAG GATCCAAATAGCATAGTGATATGCATTCTCACACGTTCTGTACCCATCAATGATAGTGATATAGCAGTGTTTTTGCATACTTTCCGTCAAACTACACAATACATGGGAGATATTATAATATCAACAGTATTTGAGCCTGATGTCGAGCCCAACCTTCTGATAACAACTGTCCTTGTGCTTGG CAGTTTAAATGTTCAGCAGCCTTCCCAGAGTGGGGGTCTACTGTCCAGACTTGCCCTGCATTTTCCTCATGTTTTTAGCTTTTGGGGAAAACATAATCAGCAACAAATGGTCACTGGGAAAGAGAATGCAGTATGTGAAGAAATGATGGGTTCTTATGACATTGATGAGGGGGCAAATAAGATTGCTCCCAGTGTCATGGATGACAGGTTTGACAAGTACTATGAAGAGTTGGAGCCAGCAGTGAGCAACATCAGCTCAAAGTTGTCTGCTTCAAG GGATGTTGAAAAAGATGAGGAACATTTATTTGACGACACTGCAAATTATCCTGCCCTTTATGACTCCAGTACTGAAGAAG AATCAAATCAAGTTGCATTAGGAGACTCTGCTTTTCCAAGAGAGCAGCTTGAAAACTGGAGTCTTGGTCCTGGATTTGAAGTGGCAAGGGAATGGGCCCAAGAACGGGCAGCAGATGCACCCATGGTTGATAACATAAGCATATTCCATCTTCCTGTTGGTGTGAGGCATTCAGAAGAGTTGAAAGACTGTTTAGAAATCTCAGTTATGACAAAAAAACTTGAGTCTGAAACTGATAATGATATGAAAGTACCAACGTTAAATGGAGGTACGTCTAGTTGGAGTAGTGTGACTGATGCAGGTGTAGGAGCAGTAAGGGAATTTGCTTCTTCACTTTTGAAGGGAAAGTATGCTAACAAATCAAAGAAGGATGGAGTTCTTTCTGTTCGTGCTGCATCTATGCTG GAGTCAGAACGCGATTTGTCAAAAAAATGGAGTCCTGTTGTAGAAATGCAATACAGGGGAGGAAGATACAAGGGGCGATGCCAGGGAGGTCTGCCAGAAGGGAAG ACGGAAGTATATATGATGGTCTTTGGCGCTATGGTAAGAGATCAGGCCTCGGTACTTTCTATTTCAAAAACGGAGATATGTTTCAAGGATCATGGAGGGATGATGTCATGCACGGCAAG GGTTGGTTTTATTTTCACACCAGTGATCGGTGGTTTGCGAACTTTTGGAAAGGAAAGGCTAATGGTGAAGGGCGGTTCTACACAAAGTCTGGTGATGCCTACTTTGGGAATTTCAAAGATGGATGGCGGCATGGCCAGTTTCTTTGTATTAATGCTGATGGGACAAG GTACACTGAAATTTGGGAACATGGTGTTCTTTTAG